Proteins found in one Exiguobacterium sp. 9-2 genomic segment:
- a CDS encoding MarR family winged helix-turn-helix transcriptional regulator, producing MLYTQEDVLGQLSKVSRLVKREVDATLAPYSLHTGQWALLKAVALLQPVSQVQLAHYLIIEKPAVTKTVSRLETLGFITRTKEGRTHFVSLTPLAIERFDQIDAAVQETHQRLLATFPLTDQQQLGEWMTHLLTLHRQEESS from the coding sequence ATGCTTTATACCCAAGAAGATGTCCTCGGACAATTATCCAAAGTGTCACGTCTCGTCAAACGAGAAGTTGATGCTACCTTAGCTCCATATTCCTTACATACGGGTCAATGGGCGCTATTGAAAGCAGTTGCGTTATTACAACCTGTTTCACAAGTTCAATTGGCACATTATTTGATCATCGAAAAACCAGCTGTGACAAAAACCGTTTCACGTCTTGAGACACTCGGATTCATCACTCGAACGAAAGAAGGACGAACACACTTCGTCTCGTTGACACCTTTAGCCATCGAACGGTTCGACCAAATCGACGCTGCTGTCCAAGAGACACATCAACGATTACTTGCCACCTTCCCCCTTACCGATCAGCAACAACTCGGTGAATGGATGACACACTTACTCACTCTACATCGACAGGAGGAATCCTCATGA
- a CDS encoding endonuclease MutS2 — protein sequence MNANALRVLEYEKLKENMLAFTASSLGAQFVRAMRPAEDFEQVKELLAVTTEATTVYRLRDRYPFGGLTDVRSEVKRAEIGSVLSTSELLAVADVVYSGRQVKAFQERLHEDHADLRLPRLDSRIEQITKLVEIEQGIRHAIDDQGTVQDSASDKLRALRSQLRSLEGQVRSKIDNVLRSKAKMLSDAIVTMRNDRYCVPVKQEYRQAFGGIVHDQSASGATLFIEPQAVVSANNEIQEARLKERAEIERILAQLSALVGSVGDSLRINLDVLAELDFIMAKALYGHQIGAVEPRLNENRHIILKEARHPFIPKEEVVPITVSLGGDFTSLVITGPNTGGKTVTLKTIGLLQLMVQSGLYVPAADETELSVFDAIYADIGDEQSIEQNLSTFSSHMTNIVSMMEKIDFMSLVLFDELGAGTDPTEGAALAIAILDEVKRRGARVAATTHYSELKAYGYNREGVVNASMEFDVESLSPTYRLLIGVPGRSNAFEISKRLGLEDRIIDAARGQIGSDAQSVETMIERLEEAKQRAETLEAQLLEEKKRLVEEREQFEQEQAEIQEEKNEILAKAEEKATRAVERAQKEAEGVIKRLKELRDAGAVKEHELIEARKRLEDAKPSLQEKRIAKVKAKYDQTPRFDKGEEVKVTTFNQKGYIINQQANGEYTVQVGIMKVNVKPEDLAKVGSTPKRPQTKGRSGGTSVTKQSTPSAELDLRGVRVEEGLSKLERFMDQALLSNYDHIRVIHGLGTGAMRQGVQEFLKGHRHVKGHRLGGQGEGGHGVTIIELK from the coding sequence ATGAATGCCAACGCATTACGCGTTTTAGAATATGAGAAGTTAAAAGAAAACATGCTCGCCTTCACGGCTAGTTCACTCGGAGCACAGTTCGTCCGGGCAATGCGTCCGGCGGAAGACTTCGAGCAGGTCAAGGAACTGTTAGCTGTCACGACGGAAGCAACGACGGTCTACCGGTTGCGTGACCGTTATCCGTTCGGTGGATTGACGGACGTCCGAAGTGAAGTCAAACGGGCAGAGATTGGCTCTGTCCTCTCGACGAGTGAACTTCTAGCCGTCGCAGACGTCGTCTACTCGGGACGTCAAGTGAAGGCGTTCCAAGAACGGCTACACGAAGACCATGCGGATCTACGATTACCGCGCCTTGATAGTCGAATCGAGCAAATCACGAAGCTCGTCGAGATCGAACAGGGGATTCGCCATGCCATCGACGATCAAGGGACTGTCCAAGACTCAGCGAGTGATAAATTACGAGCGTTACGCAGTCAGTTACGCTCGCTCGAAGGACAAGTTCGTTCAAAAATCGATAACGTCTTACGTAGTAAAGCGAAGATGCTGTCTGACGCCATCGTGACGATGCGAAACGATCGTTATTGTGTACCGGTCAAACAAGAATATCGTCAAGCGTTCGGCGGAATCGTCCATGATCAGTCCGCTTCTGGAGCAACGTTGTTCATCGAACCGCAAGCTGTCGTCTCTGCGAACAACGAAATTCAAGAAGCGCGTTTGAAAGAACGGGCGGAAATCGAACGAATTCTTGCACAACTATCGGCACTTGTCGGTAGCGTTGGCGATTCGCTACGCATCAATCTGGATGTATTAGCAGAACTTGATTTCATCATGGCGAAAGCATTATACGGTCATCAGATTGGAGCGGTCGAGCCACGCTTGAACGAAAACCGCCATATCATTCTGAAGGAAGCACGGCATCCGTTCATCCCGAAAGAGGAAGTCGTACCAATTACCGTATCACTGGGTGGGGATTTTACGTCACTCGTCATCACCGGTCCGAACACCGGCGGTAAAACAGTTACCTTAAAGACGATCGGTCTTTTGCAATTGATGGTGCAATCGGGACTATACGTGCCAGCTGCAGATGAGACGGAGCTCAGTGTCTTTGATGCGATTTATGCCGATATCGGGGATGAACAGTCGATTGAACAAAACTTATCGACGTTTAGTTCACACATGACGAACATCGTCTCAATGATGGAAAAAATCGATTTTATGAGTCTAGTACTGTTCGATGAGTTAGGTGCGGGAACGGATCCGACAGAAGGGGCTGCCCTAGCAATCGCGATTCTTGATGAAGTGAAGCGACGCGGAGCACGTGTGGCAGCGACGACGCACTATTCAGAATTAAAAGCGTACGGCTATAACCGAGAAGGGGTCGTCAATGCGTCAATGGAATTCGATGTCGAATCACTCAGTCCGACCTATCGCTTACTCATCGGTGTACCTGGACGCTCGAATGCGTTCGAGATTTCAAAACGTCTTGGACTCGAAGACCGGATCATCGACGCGGCACGTGGTCAGATCGGTAGCGACGCACAGTCTGTCGAGACGATGATCGAACGATTAGAAGAAGCGAAACAGCGGGCTGAAACGTTAGAGGCACAGTTGTTAGAAGAGAAAAAACGACTTGTCGAAGAGAGAGAGCAGTTCGAGCAAGAACAAGCTGAGATCCAGGAAGAGAAAAACGAAATTCTGGCAAAAGCGGAAGAAAAAGCAACACGTGCGGTCGAACGCGCTCAAAAAGAAGCAGAAGGCGTCATCAAACGTCTGAAGGAATTACGAGACGCTGGTGCCGTCAAAGAGCATGAACTGATCGAGGCGCGGAAGCGACTCGAAGACGCGAAGCCGAGTCTGCAAGAGAAGCGGATAGCTAAAGTAAAAGCAAAATACGACCAAACGCCGCGATTTGATAAAGGCGAAGAAGTTAAAGTCACGACCTTCAATCAAAAAGGCTACATTATCAACCAACAGGCGAACGGCGAGTATACCGTCCAAGTCGGCATCATGAAGGTGAACGTCAAACCGGAAGATCTCGCGAAGGTTGGCAGTACACCAAAACGTCCACAAACGAAAGGGCGCTCTGGTGGAACGAGTGTGACGAAACAATCGACACCTTCGGCTGAACTGGATTTACGTGGCGTGCGTGTCGAAGAAGGGTTGTCGAAGCTCGAACGCTTCATGGACCAAGCCTTGTTATCGAACTACGATCACATCCGTGTCATTCATGGCTTGGGTACGGGAGCGATGCGACAAGGTGTCCAAGAATTCTTGAAAGGTCATCGTCACGTCAAAGGTCACCGGTTAGGTGGTCAAGGTG
- a CDS encoding UDP-N-acetylmuramoyl-L-alanyl-D-glutamate--2,6-diaminopimelate ligase, producing the protein MNRLAKLLTELLPIPINEAINPLITNIATDSRQIKPNGLFICINGYTVDGHDYINQAIENGAVAILAERPFPDCPVPIIIVSDTKRLAGQVANRFYNQPSQKMRVYGVTGTNGKTTTTKLAYDLFRATGVKAGMISTVGARIDEEFIETPNTTPEAIILHRLLFEMVEQGVTDCIIEVSSHALAEGRVEGVSFHSAAFTNLSHDHLDYHHSMEEYAKTKALLFQQVAASNGQTIVLNREDGWSRVMRDAAPLQPVIWYTTQPHRTSQIAVEWLTDTINVRIDETTTRVPTALLGEFNAANLAAAMGLLRAGNANLYALIRHIPELELPKGRLERLEWTSCEIYLDYAHTPDGLEKCLQALTYIGESLSIVLSAAGERDRSKRAEMGRIASKYCEHIIATVHDARSEAPNQIIDELIVDVPKERLIGCHTSRHEALVQAAHLAHRGQRVVIVGKGHDEVERIGTKTIPFNEKHILLAELERLSEGESVI; encoded by the coding sequence ATGAATCGACTAGCGAAGCTTCTGACTGAATTATTGCCAATTCCTATAAATGAAGCAATCAATCCATTGATCACGAATATCGCCACCGATTCACGTCAAATCAAACCGAATGGACTGTTTATTTGTATCAACGGTTACACCGTTGATGGTCACGATTATATCAATCAAGCAATCGAAAATGGAGCTGTGGCGATTTTGGCTGAACGCCCGTTTCCCGACTGTCCAGTTCCTATCATCATCGTATCGGATACAAAACGACTTGCGGGTCAAGTCGCGAATCGCTTTTATAACCAACCGAGTCAAAAAATGCGTGTTTATGGTGTAACAGGAACGAACGGAAAAACGACGACAACGAAATTAGCGTACGATCTCTTTCGGGCGACTGGTGTGAAAGCCGGCATGATCAGCACGGTCGGTGCACGGATCGATGAAGAATTCATCGAGACGCCAAATACGACGCCCGAAGCGATCATTCTGCATCGATTATTGTTCGAGATGGTTGAACAAGGCGTGACGGATTGTATTATTGAAGTGTCTTCTCATGCGCTCGCTGAAGGGAGAGTCGAGGGAGTTTCCTTCCATTCGGCAGCCTTTACGAATTTATCGCATGATCATCTTGATTATCATCATTCGATGGAAGAGTACGCCAAGACGAAAGCTTTGTTATTTCAACAAGTTGCTGCGTCAAACGGACAGACCATCGTCTTAAATCGAGAAGACGGTTGGAGTCGTGTCATGCGAGATGCCGCACCTTTGCAACCAGTTATTTGGTATACGACGCAACCACACCGGACGTCACAAATCGCAGTCGAATGGCTGACCGACACCATCAATGTCCGGATCGATGAGACGACGACACGTGTACCGACAGCTTTACTTGGTGAATTCAATGCGGCGAATTTAGCGGCAGCAATGGGATTATTGCGGGCAGGCAATGCCAATCTGTATGCACTGATTCGTCATATTCCAGAACTGGAGTTACCGAAAGGACGACTTGAACGACTGGAATGGACTTCTTGCGAAATCTATCTCGATTATGCGCATACCCCAGATGGTCTGGAAAAATGTTTACAGGCACTTACTTATATAGGCGAGTCGCTATCGATTGTCTTGAGTGCAGCTGGAGAGCGTGACCGATCAAAACGAGCGGAGATGGGACGAATCGCAAGTAAATATTGCGAACATATCATAGCAACTGTTCATGATGCGAGATCAGAGGCTCCGAATCAGATCATCGATGAGTTAATTGTTGATGTTCCGAAAGAGCGGTTAATTGGGTGTCACACGTCTCGTCATGAAGCACTCGTACAAGCCGCGCATCTCGCACATCGAGGGCAACGCGTCGTCATTGTCGGAAAAGGGCATGATGAGGTGGAACGAATCGGAACTAAAACGATTCCATTTAATGAAAAACATATACTGCTTGCGGAACTAGAACGGCTGTCTGAAGGAGAATCCGTCATTTAA
- the zapA gene encoding cell division protein ZapA — translation MADSEGLNRTTIHIAGNDYTIVGTESPEHVREVGLLVDTKIREIREQAPQLDVRQIAVLAALNIGSDYVKIKKNLGEL, via the coding sequence ATGGCTGATTCAGAAGGGTTGAACCGGACGACGATTCATATCGCAGGCAATGATTATACGATTGTCGGAACGGAGTCGCCAGAACACGTACGCGAAGTGGGTCTCCTCGTAGATACGAAGATTCGAGAAATCCGAGAACAAGCACCACAACTCGACGTTCGTCAAATCGCCGTCCTAGCGGCGCTTAATATTGGTAGTGATTATGTAAAAATTAAAAAGAATTTGGGTGAACTATAA
- the rnhC gene encoding ribonuclease HIII: MGTTVLRLSKEKQDLVIQNFKQNETKSPPYARFAAKIPGCVITIYNSGKVMFQGPQAEAIATRFGTASPTKSKEPLVSTLPNGFSEWSVVGSDEVGKGDFFGPLVVVASFVDRKQIALLHELGVRDSKHLNDIEIRRIARDLHAVIPYTYRILHNPEYNQMQRSMTQGKMTALMHNDVIERLLDQLETKPEAILIDQFAEKSVYYKHLSGVVNPVRENVYFSTKAEQLHVAVAASSIIARAIFLKEMDKLSESTGVVIPKGAGAKVDQVAASLILRYGSDKLRDWTKAHFANTKKAQQLATKRNRP; encoded by the coding sequence ATGGGAACGACCGTTTTACGCTTATCTAAAGAAAAACAGGACTTAGTCATACAGAACTTCAAACAGAACGAGACGAAGTCTCCTCCGTATGCCCGTTTTGCTGCTAAAATTCCTGGTTGTGTCATCACGATTTATAATTCTGGAAAAGTGATGTTTCAAGGACCGCAAGCCGAAGCTATCGCTACACGTTTCGGTACGGCTTCGCCGACTAAGTCGAAAGAACCACTTGTTTCAACGTTACCGAATGGTTTTTCGGAATGGTCCGTCGTTGGTAGTGACGAAGTCGGGAAAGGCGATTTCTTCGGTCCACTCGTCGTCGTCGCTTCCTTTGTTGATCGAAAGCAGATCGCACTTCTTCACGAACTCGGTGTCCGAGACTCCAAACATTTGAACGATATCGAGATTCGTCGAATTGCTCGCGATCTCCATGCTGTCATTCCGTACACATATCGTATTCTACATAATCCAGAATACAATCAGATGCAACGGTCGATGACTCAAGGAAAGATGACTGCCCTGATGCATAATGATGTAATCGAGCGGCTTCTTGACCAACTGGAGACGAAACCAGAAGCGATTTTAATTGATCAGTTCGCCGAAAAAAGTGTCTATTATAAACACCTATCTGGTGTCGTGAATCCTGTTCGAGAAAATGTCTACTTCTCGACTAAAGCGGAACAACTTCATGTTGCCGTCGCTGCTTCATCCATCATCGCTCGTGCGATTTTTCTTAAGGAAATGGACAAGTTAAGTGAGTCAACAGGTGTCGTCATTCCTAAAGGTGCTGGCGCCAAGGTTGACCAAGTCGCAGCTTCACTGATTTTACGTTATGGCTCTGACAAACTGCGTGACTGGACGAAAGCTCATTTTGCGAATACAAAAAAGGCACAACAATTAGCTACGAAACGAAACCGACCATGA
- a CDS encoding CvpA family protein produces MISLVILLLLALGVMTGVRRGVVLQAGHLLSLIISFIVALSFYEELATKFRLWVPYPSTLDDAGIDLTMFAIPSSARLDEVFYKAFWFVVLFFGTKIILSILLSMFDSLTNVPILKQVKGLLGGVFGFIEMYIFIFLLLFLAAFVPIQSIQDAIADSSLASFIIQHTPLLANWLMDQVGLIK; encoded by the coding sequence ATGATTTCTCTCGTTATCTTATTACTTCTCGCCTTAGGTGTCATGACAGGGGTCCGAAGGGGAGTTGTGTTGCAGGCCGGTCATTTGCTCAGCCTGATCATTTCCTTCATCGTTGCACTGTCGTTCTATGAGGAACTGGCTACGAAATTCCGATTGTGGGTACCATATCCGTCTACACTGGATGATGCGGGAATCGATTTGACGATGTTCGCGATTCCAAGTTCAGCACGACTCGATGAGGTGTTCTACAAAGCCTTTTGGTTCGTCGTCCTGTTCTTCGGTACAAAAATCATCTTATCGATCTTATTGTCGATGTTTGATTCGTTGACGAATGTTCCGATTCTAAAACAAGTCAAAGGGTTGTTAGGTGGCGTCTTTGGTTTCATCGAGATGTACATCTTCATCTTCCTGCTCTTGTTCTTAGCGGCATTCGTTCCAATCCAATCGATACAGGATGCGATCGCGGACTCGAGTTTAGCAAGCTTCATTATCCAGCACACCCCGCTTCTTGCGAACTGGCTGATGGATCAAGTTGGATTGATAAAATAA
- the polX gene encoding DNA polymerase/3'-5' exonuclease PolX, translated as MRTIQDAMRHLERISVYLEVKGENPFKINAFRKAASILEAYDADFMAIEDFTAMKGIGKGTAAVLEEYRGTGTSTALTELEQEVPEGLIALLKIPGLGGKKLAKLHEVGVIDADSFAEKLADGTVEAMPGFGKKTVEKYVKALETFETRPERLPYGVMRKIVAELNQTLASFEAIIRFEVGGSFRRAEETCKDLDFILSTDDPERIKEQLLELSLIDEVIAAGSTKVSLILKRDVHYIAVDFRIVDDAAYASTLHHFTGSKDHNVRMRQLAKERGESISEYGVETEQGLVQPNTEEELFARYDLPFIAPELRAGRHEFEQDLSRLLTEQDIQADVHMHTTWSDGTLSVEELVDACAARGYTWMAITDHSKYMKFVNGLTEERLRAQRIEIEAAREKHPDMTILCGVEMDILPDGSLDYEDEFLKEMDYVIASIHSKFDQTEEEIMQRLENACRNPYVSLIAHPTGRIIGRREGYAVNVDRLIELAAETGTALEMNANPARFDLTASSLAKAKAAGVKILINTDTHRPEMLEDMKLGVLHARKAYLEASDVINTWSAEEALEFFGRKRLGVD; from the coding sequence ATGCGTACGATTCAAGATGCGATGCGTCATTTGGAACGGATATCGGTCTACCTAGAGGTCAAAGGGGAAAATCCATTTAAGATTAATGCTTTTCGGAAAGCAGCAAGTATTCTCGAAGCATACGATGCTGACTTCATGGCGATCGAGGATTTCACGGCGATGAAGGGGATCGGGAAAGGAACGGCTGCTGTTCTAGAGGAATATCGGGGAACGGGAACGAGCACGGCACTGACAGAACTCGAACAAGAAGTGCCAGAAGGATTGATCGCCTTATTGAAGATTCCGGGTCTTGGTGGAAAAAAGCTCGCTAAACTGCATGAAGTCGGCGTCATTGATGCAGATTCCTTTGCAGAGAAATTAGCAGATGGTACAGTCGAAGCGATGCCTGGATTCGGCAAGAAGACGGTCGAGAAGTACGTTAAAGCACTTGAAACGTTTGAAACACGACCGGAGCGATTACCATACGGTGTCATGCGAAAGATCGTCGCTGAATTGAATCAGACACTTGCATCGTTTGAGGCAATCATTCGTTTTGAAGTTGGAGGAAGTTTCCGTCGAGCAGAAGAGACGTGTAAGGACCTTGATTTCATTCTCTCAACGGATGATCCGGAACGAATCAAGGAGCAGCTTCTAGAACTGTCGCTCATCGATGAAGTCATCGCAGCTGGCAGCACGAAAGTATCGCTCATCTTAAAACGAGACGTTCATTATATCGCGGTTGATTTCCGAATCGTGGATGATGCGGCGTATGCATCTACATTACATCACTTTACGGGTTCGAAGGATCACAACGTCCGGATGCGCCAACTCGCAAAAGAGCGAGGAGAGAGTATTTCTGAATATGGTGTCGAGACCGAGCAAGGATTAGTGCAACCGAACACAGAAGAAGAATTGTTTGCGCGATATGATTTACCGTTCATCGCGCCTGAATTACGAGCGGGACGTCATGAATTCGAGCAAGATTTATCACGTCTCTTGACGGAACAAGATATTCAAGCCGATGTTCATATGCATACGACATGGTCAGATGGTACGTTGTCTGTTGAAGAACTAGTCGATGCCTGTGCTGCACGCGGATATACATGGATGGCGATCACGGATCATAGTAAATATATGAAATTCGTCAATGGATTAACGGAAGAACGTCTGCGTGCACAACGTATTGAAATCGAAGCGGCACGCGAGAAACATCCCGATATGACAATTTTATGTGGTGTCGAGATGGATATCTTGCCCGATGGATCACTTGATTATGAAGATGAGTTCTTAAAAGAAATGGACTATGTCATCGCCTCGATCCACTCGAAGTTCGATCAGACGGAAGAAGAGATCATGCAGCGGCTCGAGAATGCTTGTCGTAATCCTTATGTTTCCTTGATTGCTCATCCGACGGGACGAATCATTGGAAGACGAGAAGGATACGCCGTCAATGTCGATCGATTGATCGAACTAGCAGCGGAGACAGGAACAGCGCTTGAGATGAACGCGAATCCAGCACGTTTTGATTTAACGGCAAGTTCGCTTGCGAAAGCGAAGGCTGCCGGCGTGAAGATTTTAATTAATACGGATACACACCGACCAGAAATGTTAGAAGATATGAAACTTGGAGTCCTCCATGCTCGTAAAGCTTATTTGGAGGCGTCTGATGTCATCAATACGTGGTCTGCTGAAGAAGCACTCGAATTCTTCGGTCGAAAACGTTTAGGAGTGGATTAA